Proteins encoded in a region of the Vicia villosa cultivar HV-30 ecotype Madison, WI linkage group LG5, Vvil1.0, whole genome shotgun sequence genome:
- the LOC131607250 gene encoding transcription factor bHLH30-like, with amino-acid sequence MEMEDFDWGYDMLGDATNGFQVNNDVMKSGYGSSFSLVLDREREMLVKAPAKMEQKGVSTERTAEALKNHSDAERRRRARINSHLDTLRSVIPGALKMDKASLLGEVIRHLNEVKRTATQACEGLMIPKDNDEISVEEQECGFNDFPYSIKASLCCEYQPGLLSSIRQALEALRLVIMKADIATFGGRMKNVFVVISCEEQNFYDAEYRQFLAGSVHHALKSVVSRFSVSQDVLGARKRRRVSIFSSSSLEDFL; translated from the exons ATGGAAATGGAGGATTTTGATTGGGGTTATGATATGCTTGGAGATGCCACTAATGGTTTTCAAGTAAACAATGATGTAATGAAAAGTGGCTATGGTTCATCTTTCTCTCTTGTTTTGGATAGAGAAAGAGAAATGCTTGTGAAAGCACCTGCAAAAATGGAACAAAAGGGTGTGTCTACTGAGAGAACTGCAGAAGCTTTGAAGAATCACAGTGAtgcagaaagaagaagaagagctaGAATTAACTCACATCTCGATACACTTCGCAGTGTCATTCCAGGTGCTTTGAAG ATGGACAAAGCATCGTTACTCGGTGAAGTTATTCGACATTTAAATGAGGTAAAAAGAACCGCAACACAAGCGTGCGAAGGTTTAATGATACCAAAGGACAACGATGAAATAAGCGTTGAAGAACAAGAATGCGGATTCAATGATTTTCCGTATTCGATTAAAGCGTCACTGTGTTGTGAGTATCAACCTGGTTTGTTGTCTAGTATAAGACAAGCACTAGAGGCTCTTCGTCTAGTAATCATGAAGGCGGATATTGCGACTTTTGGTGGAAGAATGAAGAATGTGTTTGTTGTAATTAGTTGTGAGGAACAGAACTTTTATGATGCTGAATATAGACAGTTTCTTGCTGGTTCTGTTCATCATGCTCTTAAGTCTGTGGTTAGTAGATTTTCTGTTTCACAGGATGTGTTAGGAGCTAGAAAAAGAAGGAGGGTTTCTATATTTAGTTCTTCATCTTTAGAAGATTTCTTATAA